The window TCTGTGCGGCACGGTACGGGCCAAGCTTAGATTGGTATCCAGTTAGAGCAGGCATGCCGGAGAAGCCGCTCATGATCTGATCAGGCCCGCTTGGCAGCCGCACGGGGAGCATGGGAGTTCCACTGCAGCAGCATCCAGACGATCGACGtcactgcagcagcagcatatCCAAACGATCGTCCAGTCATCATCTTCCCACGAGGTGTGAATCGATGGTGTAGTAGGACACAACACAACACAGTAGTACGTCTCGTACCTGCGACGAGGGCGAAGCTGCCGAGGTTGGCGGCGGTGAAGGTGTGGTAGACGAGGTACTCGAGGATGAAGTGGGCGTAGGCGTAGACGAAGGACAGGAAGGTGGCCATGTAGAGCGGCCTGTTGTCGAGGTTGAAGGCGCAGAGGAAGCAGAGCGTACAGGACAGCAGCGTCCACACCCCGAACGTGCGCCCGTGCACGTCGGTCACTGCACGAACAAGGCTCTATTAGTTTAATTTCTTGACGATGAGGCTGATCGATGACTCGATTCCGTAGTACGTACTCTCTGCACGCGCGTAGGTGGCGGCGCCGAAGAAGCCGGAGCAGGTGAGGCCGACGCGGAGGGCGCCCGCCGGCATGCCGCTGCTACTACTCTtcttccccgcggcggcggcggccatgcctTGCGCAGGTTGTGTGAGCCAGACCTGGGTGTGGATACTTATACCTCGAGCGCTTCGCGTTTCATACACGGTTGTATGTTGCGTAGATAGAAAGTAATAGAAATGAAGGTGGATGTAAAAATTAGGGGTGTCAATTGGTGGCCCATAGGTGCCCCTTCAACCctctttaatttaaaattttgtactaattcttCAAAACGATATTTCAATTtgaaaaaatagtacaaaattttgcactaaagaggattggaggtgcacctaaggatcaCCAAATTGCACCCctagaaaaaatattaaatagaTATGATACTATATATATCACATATAACATTAATTATTCTAGGTAATTTAGGACGGCGAACCATAGGCTGTATGTAGCTAGTGTGgaaacataaatatattttacacAGAGATAATCATGAGCAGTTTTGATAGTTGTTACAAAAAATCCATGCATGGTAGCGTGGATGTAGACACAATATTATAGAAAATCCAGGCTTGGTAGCGTGGATGGAGACAGGATGAGCAGTTTTCGAACATTATTTTTTCCAGGTATGCTATTTTAAgaagtttgtttttttttcttgagcaATGCTTCATACTACATTTAAACTGtggaagaaaactaaggttaCAGTCTTTTCAATTTTATACAATACACGTGGATGAAGTCTACATTTAAAAATAGAGCTCTGCCTTGAGCTACGAGAATAGTCCATTATTTTTTTTCCCAGCTAGTTACTCTTGTATTCCTCATGCTTAGTAGGTCAA is drawn from Panicum virgatum strain AP13 chromosome 1N, P.virgatum_v5, whole genome shotgun sequence and contains these coding sequences:
- the LOC120654285 gene encoding ergosterol biosynthetic protein 28-like — encoded protein: MAAAAAGKKSSSSGMPAGALRVGLTCSGFFGAATYARAEMTDVHGRTFGVWTLLSCTLCFLCAFNLDNRPLYMATFLSFVYAYAHFILEYLVYHTFTAANLGSFALVAVTSIVWMLLQWNSHAPRAAAKRA